A window of the Pseudomonas furukawaii genome harbors these coding sequences:
- a CDS encoding ABC transporter ATP-binding protein: MNMPMQDLKQAENRVANPVLDVSGLCVAYGKVEALSNASLRVGQGQIVTVIGPNGAGKTTLLSAIMGVLGSRGRVAFDGSLEAVPDVEVMVARGLGLVPEKRELFGSMSVADNLLLGAFQRHRSGQRDHGQTLKEVYELFPRLWERREQLAATLSGGERQMLAVGRALMAKPKLLMLDEPSLGLAPLITREIFRIITTLRQQGVSILLVEQNARAALRVADYAYVLETGQVAMQGPAAQLADDPRVIEAYLGLASKHQEMLAG; the protein is encoded by the coding sequence ATGAACATGCCGATGCAAGACCTGAAGCAGGCGGAGAACCGGGTGGCCAACCCGGTGCTGGACGTCAGCGGCCTCTGCGTCGCCTACGGCAAGGTGGAGGCCCTCTCCAACGCAAGCCTGCGGGTGGGCCAGGGACAGATCGTCACCGTGATCGGCCCCAACGGCGCCGGCAAGACCACCCTGCTCTCGGCCATCATGGGCGTGCTCGGCTCCCGTGGCCGGGTCGCCTTCGACGGTAGCCTGGAGGCGGTGCCGGACGTGGAGGTGATGGTCGCTCGCGGCCTCGGCCTGGTGCCGGAGAAGCGCGAGCTGTTCGGCAGCATGAGCGTGGCCGACAACCTGCTGCTGGGGGCCTTCCAGCGCCACCGCAGCGGCCAGCGCGACCACGGCCAGACCCTGAAGGAGGTCTACGAACTCTTCCCGCGCCTGTGGGAACGCCGCGAGCAGCTGGCCGCCACCCTGTCCGGCGGGGAGCGGCAGATGCTGGCGGTCGGCCGCGCGCTGATGGCCAAGCCGAAGCTGCTGATGCTGGACGAACCGAGCCTGGGCCTGGCGCCGCTGATCACCCGGGAGATCTTCCGCATCATCACCACCCTGCGCCAGCAGGGCGTCTCCATCCTGCTGGTGGAGCAGAACGCCCGCGCCGCCCTGCGCGTGGCCGACTACGCCTATGTGCTGGAGACCGGCCAGGTCGCCATGCAGGGACCCGCCGCGCAGCTGGCGGACGATCCCCGGGTGATCGAGGCGTACCTGGGCCTGGCCAGCAAGCACCAGGAAATGCTCGCCGGCTGA
- a CDS encoding ketopantoate reductase family protein, which produces MNHAPRICIAGAGAIGCTLAARLADTGHTVSVLARGATLAAIRANGIHLDDLDGHHFVRVPASDRATDLGPQDIVFLCAKADALPALAADIQPLLHAGSLLVPVVNGLPWWYFHGLQGRFAGQRIRAVDPEGLLAERLDLAQVIGCVVFITAQCPAPAVAEAQNPHLMIFGEPDNRLTPRLERLRALVADAGIEARASERIRDSVWTKAIANLSSNPLSVITGATLEQIYGQADLRRIAGDCLQETLLTAAAYGARIEFDPQTFLDLGAGMGAVRTSMLQDYDKGRPLELAAIGDAVLELADRLELPMPITRHLVALARFRAHPPRP; this is translated from the coding sequence ATGAACCACGCTCCCCGCATCTGCATCGCCGGGGCGGGCGCCATCGGCTGCACCCTGGCCGCGCGCCTGGCCGACACCGGCCACACCGTCTCGGTGCTGGCCCGAGGCGCCACCCTGGCGGCCATCCGCGCCAACGGCATCCACCTGGACGACCTGGACGGCCATCATTTCGTCCGCGTCCCGGCCAGTGACCGGGCCACCGACCTCGGCCCCCAGGACATCGTCTTCCTCTGCGCCAAGGCCGACGCCCTGCCCGCCCTCGCCGCCGACATCCAGCCGCTGCTGCACGCAGGCAGCCTTTTGGTGCCGGTGGTCAACGGCCTGCCCTGGTGGTATTTCCACGGGCTCCAGGGGCGCTTCGCCGGCCAGCGCATCCGGGCCGTCGATCCAGAGGGCCTGCTCGCCGAGCGCCTCGACCTCGCCCAGGTCATCGGCTGCGTCGTCTTCATCACCGCGCAATGCCCGGCCCCCGCCGTGGCCGAGGCGCAGAACCCGCACCTGATGATCTTCGGCGAACCCGACAACCGCCTCACCCCGCGCCTGGAACGCCTGCGCGCCCTGGTGGCGGACGCCGGCATCGAGGCCCGCGCCAGCGAGCGCATCCGCGACTCGGTGTGGACCAAGGCCATCGCCAACCTCAGCTCCAACCCGCTGTCGGTGATCACCGGCGCCACCCTCGAACAGATCTATGGCCAGGCCGACCTGCGCCGGATCGCCGGCGACTGCCTGCAGGAAACCCTGCTGACGGCGGCGGCCTACGGCGCGCGCATCGAGTTCGATCCGCAGACCTTCCTCGACCTGGGCGCCGGCATGGGCGCGGTGCGCACCTCGATGCTCCAGGACTACGACAAAGGCCGCCCGCTGGAGCTGGCCGCCATCGGCGACGCGGTGCTGGAACTGGCCGACCGCCTTGAACTGCCCATGCCCATCACCCGCCACCTGGTGGCCCTGGCGCGTTTTCGCGCCCACCCGCCACGCCCCTGA
- a CDS encoding class II aldolase/adducin family protein, whose protein sequence is MNAIAPITQPSHCSDEEWALRVQLAHCYHLVDFFGWTETIFNHISARLPGPAHHYLVNPFGLNYTEVTPANLLKVDLAGHKLEDSPYDANPAGFALHSAVHGARDDIHCLIHTHTTPISAIVQKEAGFSHDNFYGAQLHGRIGYHAFEGITLFEDEKGRMIESLGDRHILVLRNHGIAVGESSIAKAFFLLWTVQRAAEIQCAAGALGGADHPLPVAIQQKCTDLTAMLIRESGFAVKFFDAMVRKMHASRGPSW, encoded by the coding sequence ATGAACGCCATCGCCCCCATCACCCAGCCCAGCCACTGCAGCGACGAGGAGTGGGCCCTGCGGGTCCAGCTCGCCCACTGCTACCACCTGGTGGACTTCTTCGGCTGGACCGAGACCATCTTCAACCACATCTCCGCGCGCCTGCCGGGCCCGGCCCACCATTACCTGGTGAACCCCTTCGGCCTGAACTACACCGAGGTCACCCCGGCCAATCTGCTCAAGGTTGACCTCGCCGGCCACAAGCTGGAGGACTCCCCCTACGACGCCAACCCCGCCGGCTTCGCCCTGCACAGCGCGGTACACGGCGCGCGGGACGACATCCACTGCCTGATCCACACCCACACCACGCCCATCTCCGCCATCGTCCAGAAGGAGGCCGGCTTCTCCCACGACAACTTCTACGGCGCCCAGCTCCACGGCCGCATCGGCTACCACGCCTTCGAGGGCATCACCCTGTTCGAGGACGAGAAGGGGCGGATGATCGAGAGCCTGGGCGACAGGCACATCCTGGTGCTGCGCAACCACGGCATCGCGGTCGGCGAAAGCAGCATCGCCAAGGCCTTCTTCCTGCTCTGGACGGTGCAGCGGGCGGCGGAGATCCAGTGCGCGGCCGGCGCCCTGGGCGGCGCGGACCACCCGCTGCCGGTAGCCATCCAGCAGAAATGCACCGACCTCACCGCCATGCTGATCCGCGAAAGCGGCTTCGCGGTGAAGTTCTTCGACGCCATGGTGCGCAAGATGCACGCCAGCCGTGGCCCGAGCTGGTGA
- a CDS encoding MarR family winged helix-turn-helix transcriptional regulator, producing MSTPKKRLNRYNPASDDFKKEEFPFYWIARVYGRYNMAMEKTLKKIDLDVPRWRILFILKENGQSSISELSEHAIAKLSTVTKIVYRMKDDGLVDTAPCANDGRVTQVTITDHGRRTVEEIQANTAHLFTNSFKGLTEAQIAKLNVTLEKIFANLPED from the coding sequence ATGAGTACCCCGAAGAAACGCCTCAACCGCTACAACCCCGCCAGCGACGATTTCAAGAAAGAGGAATTCCCCTTCTACTGGATCGCCCGCGTCTATGGCCGCTACAACATGGCCATGGAAAAGACCCTGAAGAAGATCGACCTGGACGTCCCTCGCTGGCGCATCCTCTTCATCCTCAAGGAAAACGGCCAGTCGAGCATTTCGGAACTCTCCGAACACGCCATCGCCAAGCTCTCCACCGTCACCAAGATCGTCTACCGCATGAAGGACGACGGCCTGGTGGACACCGCCCCCTGCGCCAACGACGGCCGCGTCACCCAGGTGACCATCACCGACCACGGCCGGCGCACGGTGGAAGAGATCCAGGCGAACACCGCGCACCTCTTCACCAACAGCTTCAAGGGCCTCACCGAAGCCCAGATCGCCAAGCTGAACGTCACCCTGGAAAAGATCTTCGCCAACCTGCCGGAAGATTGA
- a CDS encoding branched-chain amino acid ABC transporter ATP-binding protein/permease: MKPRNLILALVAVLALAPAVLPPYYVTLLNYIGLYTLVVLGLVLLTGVGGMTSFGQAAFVGLGAYTSAYLTTVQDLPGWLAWASASPWLTLLAGLALTAAVALILGALTLKLSGHYLPLGTIAWGLSLYYLFGTLESLGGHTGVSGLPSISLLGVELDKGEKIYYLIWAVLLGAMLITQNLLDSREGRAIRALKGGQLMAESMGVNTFRAKMVIFLISALFAALSGWLYAHTQRFVNPTPFGLHMGIDYLFMALIGGVASVWGALLGAGVLTLLKQWLQDLLPTLLGSTGNYEVIVFGIAIVLLMQRAPGGLWPLLLRLLPESWKPARAARDLDAAAELPRRELPAAGEVLLEARDLTRRFGGLVANDAMNLDVRSGEILALIGPNGAGKSTLFNQLSGVDTPTSGDVLFRGQRINGIPSRKIARMGMSRTFQHVKLLPEMSVLENVALGAHLRGDKGVIAAALRLDRAEEARLLGEARRQLERVGLGDYLHLEAGSLALGQQRILEIARALCADPCLLLLDEPAAGLRHKEKEALGLLLSRLRGEGMAILLVEHDMDFVMGLVDRVVVMEFGQRIAFGLPAEVQKDPAVLEAYLGGAE; encoded by the coding sequence ATGAAACCGCGCAACCTGATCCTCGCCCTGGTGGCCGTGCTGGCGCTGGCGCCCGCCGTGCTGCCGCCCTACTACGTGACCCTGCTCAACTACATCGGCCTCTATACCCTGGTGGTGCTGGGACTGGTGCTGCTCACCGGCGTGGGCGGCATGACCAGCTTCGGCCAGGCCGCCTTCGTCGGCCTCGGCGCCTACACCAGCGCCTACCTGACCACGGTGCAGGACCTCCCGGGCTGGCTGGCCTGGGCCAGCGCCTCGCCCTGGCTGACCCTGCTGGCGGGCCTCGCGCTCACCGCCGCCGTGGCGCTGATCCTCGGCGCCCTGACGCTGAAGCTCTCCGGCCACTACCTGCCGCTGGGCACCATCGCCTGGGGCCTCTCCCTCTACTACCTGTTCGGCACCCTGGAATCCCTGGGCGGGCACACCGGCGTCAGCGGCCTGCCGAGCATTTCCCTGCTGGGCGTCGAGCTGGATAAGGGCGAGAAGATCTACTACCTGATCTGGGCCGTGCTGCTGGGCGCCATGCTCATCACCCAGAACCTCCTGGACTCCCGCGAAGGCCGCGCCATCCGCGCCCTCAAGGGGGGCCAGCTGATGGCCGAGTCGATGGGCGTGAACACCTTCCGCGCCAAGATGGTCATCTTCCTCATCTCCGCCCTGTTCGCCGCGCTGTCCGGCTGGCTCTACGCCCACACCCAGCGCTTCGTGAACCCCACGCCCTTCGGCCTGCACATGGGCATCGACTACCTGTTCATGGCGTTGATCGGCGGCGTGGCCAGCGTCTGGGGCGCCCTGCTCGGCGCCGGCGTGCTGACCCTGCTCAAGCAGTGGCTGCAGGACCTCCTGCCGACGCTGCTCGGCAGCACCGGCAACTACGAGGTGATCGTCTTCGGCATCGCCATCGTGCTGCTCATGCAACGCGCCCCCGGCGGCCTCTGGCCGCTGTTGCTGCGCCTGCTGCCGGAGAGCTGGAAACCCGCGCGCGCCGCCCGCGACCTGGACGCCGCCGCCGAACTGCCACGGCGCGAGCTGCCGGCCGCCGGCGAGGTACTGCTGGAAGCCCGTGACCTGACCCGGCGCTTCGGCGGCCTGGTGGCCAACGACGCGATGAACCTGGACGTGCGCAGCGGCGAGATCCTCGCCCTGATCGGCCCCAACGGCGCCGGCAAGAGCACCCTGTTCAACCAGCTCTCCGGGGTCGACACGCCCACCTCCGGCGACGTGCTCTTCCGTGGCCAGCGGATCAACGGCATCCCCTCCCGGAAGATCGCCCGCATGGGCATGAGCCGCACCTTCCAGCACGTCAAGCTGCTGCCGGAGATGAGCGTGCTGGAGAACGTCGCCCTCGGCGCCCACCTGCGTGGCGACAAGGGTGTGATCGCCGCCGCCCTGCGCCTGGACCGCGCCGAGGAAGCGCGCCTGCTGGGCGAGGCCCGGCGGCAACTGGAGCGGGTCGGCCTGGGTGACTACCTGCACCTGGAAGCCGGCAGCCTGGCGCTGGGGCAGCAACGCATCCTGGAGATCGCCCGCGCCCTCTGCGCCGACCCCTGCCTGCTGCTGCTGGACGAGCCCGCCGCCGGCCTTCGCCACAAGGAGAAGGAGGCCCTGGGCCTGCTGCTCAGCCGCCTGCGCGGCGAAGGCATGGCCATTCTCCTGGTGGAGCACGACATGGACTTCGTGATGGGACTGGTGGACCGCGTGGTGGTGATGGAATTCGGCCAGCGCATCGCCTTCGGCCTGCCGGCCGAGGTGCAGAAGGACCCGGCGGTGCTGGAAGCCTATCTCGGAGGAGCGGAGTGA
- a CDS encoding bifunctional 4-hydroxy-2-oxoglutarate aldolase/2-dehydro-3-deoxy-phosphogluconate aldolase yields the protein MTSISPVRASQRDSVPGMAEKVALIDALCEAARILPVITIEREQDILPLADALAAGGLTTLEVTLRSEHGLAAIRLLREQRPELCIGAGTVLDEWMLADAEAAGAQFVVTPGCTAELLRAGVYSPLPLVPGISSASEIMLGHALGYRRFKLFPAELCGGVKALKAFAGPFPNIRFCPTGGVRPGNIGEYFAQPNVMCVGGSWMLEPEWIRAGDWQRIRDTTAEALAQLD from the coding sequence ATGACTTCTATTTCTCCCGTTCGGGCCAGCCAGCGTGACAGCGTGCCGGGCATGGCCGAGAAGGTGGCGCTGATCGACGCCCTGTGCGAAGCGGCGCGCATCCTGCCGGTGATCACCATCGAGCGTGAGCAGGACATCCTGCCCCTGGCCGATGCCCTGGCCGCCGGTGGCCTCACCACCCTGGAAGTGACCCTGCGTTCGGAACACGGCCTGGCCGCCATCCGCCTGTTGCGGGAACAGCGCCCGGAACTCTGCATCGGCGCCGGCACCGTGCTGGATGAGTGGATGCTGGCCGATGCCGAAGCCGCCGGCGCCCAGTTCGTGGTGACCCCGGGCTGCACCGCCGAGCTCTTGCGGGCGGGCGTCTACAGCCCGCTGCCGCTGGTGCCCGGCATCAGCAGCGCATCCGAGATCATGCTCGGCCACGCCCTGGGCTACCGCCGCTTCAAGCTCTTCCCGGCCGAGCTCTGTGGTGGGGTCAAGGCGCTCAAGGCCTTCGCCGGCCCCTTCCCGAACATCCGCTTCTGCCCCACGGGCGGTGTGCGTCCGGGCAATATCGGCGAGTACTTCGCCCAGCCCAACGTCATGTGCGTGGGGGGCAGCTGGATGCTCGAGCCGGAGTGGATCCGTGCCGGCGACTGGCAGCGCATCCGCGATACCACCGCCGAGGCCCTGGCCCAGCTGGACTGA
- a CDS encoding shikimate 5-dehydrogenase: MPRTISRDTRLCMSLSGRPGNFGTRFQNYLYQALDLDFVYKAFTTTDLPAAIGGIRALGIRGSAVSMPFKEACIPLLDELDASARAIDSVNTIVAESGWLKGYNTDYSAVASLLASHGVPRDITFALRGSGGMAKAVASAFRDSGFRQGRIVARNATAGPALAEACGYAWRDSLGDERPGMLVNVTPLGMEGGADAATLAFTPEQVVAADWVFDVVALPVETPLIRLARAHGKRVITGAEVIVLQAVEQFVLYTGVRPEAGLIEEAAAFARGMDQ, translated from the coding sequence ATGCCCCGCACCATCAGCCGCGACACCCGCCTGTGCATGTCACTGTCCGGGCGTCCCGGCAACTTCGGCACGCGCTTCCAGAACTACCTCTACCAGGCACTGGACCTGGACTTCGTCTACAAGGCCTTCACCACCACCGACCTGCCGGCGGCCATCGGCGGTATCCGCGCCCTGGGCATTCGCGGGAGCGCGGTGTCCATGCCCTTCAAGGAGGCCTGCATCCCCTTGCTGGACGAACTGGACGCCTCCGCGCGGGCCATCGACTCGGTGAACACCATCGTCGCCGAGTCCGGCTGGCTCAAGGGCTACAACACCGACTACAGCGCTGTGGCCAGCCTGCTGGCGAGCCACGGCGTACCCCGCGACATCACCTTCGCCCTGCGCGGCAGCGGCGGTATGGCCAAGGCGGTGGCCAGCGCCTTTCGCGACAGCGGCTTTCGCCAGGGCCGCATCGTCGCGCGCAACGCCACCGCTGGCCCGGCGCTGGCCGAAGCCTGTGGCTATGCCTGGCGCGACAGCCTGGGCGACGAGCGTCCCGGCATGCTGGTCAATGTCACGCCCCTGGGCATGGAAGGCGGTGCGGACGCCGCCACCCTGGCCTTCACCCCGGAACAGGTGGTGGCGGCGGACTGGGTGTTCGACGTGGTGGCGCTGCCGGTGGAAACCCCGCTGATCCGCCTGGCCCGCGCGCACGGCAAGCGGGTCATCACCGGTGCCGAGGTCATAGTCCTGCAGGCGGTGGAGCAGTTCGTGCTCTACACCGGCGTGCGGCCGGAGGCTGGCTTGATCGAGGAAGCGGCGGCCTTTGCGCGAGGGATGGATCAATGA
- a CDS encoding NADP-dependent glyceraldehyde-3-phosphate dehydrogenase codes for MTDNNNLDALFPTADQIPERYRAGAPIEQREYLVNGELLRWDGPLASVRSPVFLATENGDEQVVLGSTPLLDADAALAALDAAVAAYDHGQGLWPTMRVAERIQHVERFLARMREQREAVVKLLMWEIGKNLKDSEKEFDRTCDYIVDTIEALKELDRRSSRFELEQGTLGQIRRVPLGVALCMGPYNYPLNETFTTLIPALIMGNTVVFKPAKFGVLLIRPLLEAFRDSFPAGVINIIYGRGRETVSAIMASGKVDVFAFIGTHSGAADLKKLHPRPHRLRAALGLDAKNPGIVLPQVDLDNAVSEAITGALSFNGQRCTALKILFVHEAVLEPFLDKFCARLAKLKPGMPWDDGVALTPLPEPGKVDFLNTLLEDAVAKGARVVNPGGGSHRQSFFYPAVLSPVSPAMRLYQEEQFGPLIPVVPYRELEEVIDYVLHSDYGQQLSLFGNDPAQVGRLVDAFANQVGRININAQCQRGPDTFPFNGRKNSAEGTLSVHDALRVFSIRTLVATKFQEDNKQLVSDIIRNRESNFLTTDYIF; via the coding sequence ATGACCGACAACAACAACCTCGATGCCCTGTTTCCCACTGCCGACCAGATCCCCGAGCGCTACCGCGCCGGTGCCCCCATCGAACAGCGCGAGTACCTGGTGAACGGCGAACTGCTGCGCTGGGACGGCCCGCTCGCCAGCGTGCGCAGCCCGGTGTTCCTGGCCACTGAGAACGGCGACGAGCAGGTGGTGCTGGGCAGCACGCCGCTGCTGGACGCCGACGCCGCCCTGGCGGCCCTGGATGCTGCCGTGGCCGCCTACGACCACGGCCAGGGCCTGTGGCCGACGATGCGCGTGGCCGAACGTATCCAGCACGTGGAGCGCTTCCTCGCCCGCATGCGCGAACAGCGCGAGGCGGTGGTCAAGCTGCTGATGTGGGAGATCGGCAAGAACCTCAAGGACTCCGAGAAGGAGTTCGACCGTACCTGCGACTACATCGTCGACACCATCGAGGCGCTCAAGGAACTGGATCGCCGCTCCAGCCGCTTCGAGCTGGAGCAGGGCACCCTCGGCCAGATCCGCCGCGTGCCCCTGGGCGTGGCCCTGTGCATGGGCCCCTACAACTACCCGCTGAACGAAACCTTCACCACCCTGATCCCGGCGCTGATCATGGGCAACACCGTGGTGTTCAAGCCGGCCAAGTTCGGCGTGCTGCTGATCCGTCCGCTGCTGGAGGCCTTCCGCGACAGCTTCCCGGCCGGGGTCATCAACATCATCTACGGCCGTGGCCGCGAGACCGTCAGCGCCATCATGGCCAGCGGCAAGGTGGACGTGTTCGCCTTCATCGGCACCCACTCCGGGGCCGCCGACCTGAAGAAGCTCCACCCGCGTCCCCACCGCCTGCGGGCCGCGCTGGGCCTGGATGCGAAGAACCCCGGCATCGTCCTGCCCCAGGTGGACCTGGACAACGCGGTGAGCGAAGCCATCACCGGCGCGCTCTCGTTCAACGGCCAGCGCTGCACTGCGCTGAAGATCCTCTTCGTCCACGAGGCGGTGCTCGAACCCTTCCTCGACAAGTTCTGCGCCAGGCTGGCCAAGCTCAAGCCCGGCATGCCCTGGGACGATGGCGTGGCGCTGACGCCGCTGCCGGAGCCCGGCAAGGTCGATTTCCTCAACACTCTGCTGGAGGATGCCGTGGCCAAGGGGGCCAGGGTGGTCAACCCGGGCGGCGGCAGCCACCGGCAGAGCTTTTTCTACCCGGCGGTGCTGAGCCCGGTCAGCCCCGCGATGCGCCTCTACCAGGAGGAACAGTTCGGCCCGCTGATCCCGGTGGTGCCTTACCGCGAGCTGGAGGAGGTGATCGACTACGTCCTGCATTCCGACTACGGCCAGCAATTGAGCCTGTTCGGCAACGACCCGGCCCAGGTCGGGCGCCTGGTGGACGCCTTCGCCAACCAGGTCGGGCGCATCAACATCAATGCCCAGTGCCAGCGTGGCCCGGACACCTTCCCGTTCAACGGGCGCAAGAACTCGGCCGAGGGGACCCTCTCGGTGCATGACGCCCTGCGGGTGTTCTCCATTCGCACTCTGGTGGCCACCAAGTTCCAGGAGGACAACAAGCAACTGGTCAGCGACATCATCCGCAACCGCGAGTCGAACTTCCTGACCACGGATTACATTTTCTGA
- a CDS encoding ABC transporter substrate-binding protein: MHFKQAVSTLLLSAACLSFAQADVKVGVITSSTGPIALVGLPQKNSIPLLPTQAGDQPVTYIALDDGSDPTATVKALKKLISEENVDAIIGPSGSPNAMGVIQFVAEAGVPLLAPVGTAAVVLPMNEQKKWVFKTTQNDDLIAKALVEDMGRRGVKTLGFIGTADPYGENWSKVMGALAAEHGIKVVATERFQRQDTSVTGQSLKVLAARPDAVLVAAPGSSAVLPQTTLFDQGYRGQMYQTHGAALPDFLKLGGKKVEGTILAASLMLVLDEIPDSHPSKPVASAYVSAYEKLNGSKPATFGANTYDAGLLLQKAIPVAAAKAQPGTPEFRAALRDALEASHEVPATQGVYTMTPEDHSGFDERGRELIQVKNGAWTLLGGN, translated from the coding sequence ATGCACTTCAAACAAGCCGTGTCCACCCTGCTCCTCAGTGCCGCCTGCCTGTCCTTTGCGCAGGCGGATGTGAAGGTCGGCGTCATTACCTCCTCCACCGGCCCCATTGCCCTGGTCGGGCTGCCCCAGAAGAACTCCATACCGCTGCTGCCTACCCAGGCGGGCGACCAGCCGGTGACCTACATCGCCCTGGATGACGGCAGCGACCCCACCGCCACGGTGAAGGCGCTGAAGAAGCTGATCAGCGAGGAGAACGTGGACGCCATCATCGGCCCGAGCGGCTCGCCCAACGCCATGGGCGTGATCCAGTTCGTCGCCGAGGCGGGCGTACCGCTGCTGGCGCCGGTGGGCACCGCCGCCGTGGTGCTGCCGATGAACGAGCAGAAGAAATGGGTGTTCAAGACCACCCAGAACGACGACCTGATCGCCAAGGCGCTGGTGGAGGACATGGGCCGTCGCGGGGTGAAGACCCTGGGCTTCATCGGCACCGCCGACCCCTACGGCGAGAACTGGTCGAAGGTGATGGGCGCCCTGGCCGCCGAGCACGGCATCAAGGTGGTCGCCACCGAGCGCTTCCAGCGCCAGGACACCTCGGTCACCGGCCAGAGCCTGAAGGTCCTCGCCGCGCGTCCCGACGCGGTGCTGGTGGCCGCCCCCGGCAGCTCCGCCGTGCTGCCCCAGACCACCCTGTTCGACCAGGGCTACCGGGGCCAGATGTACCAGACCCACGGCGCCGCCCTGCCGGACTTCCTCAAGCTCGGCGGCAAGAAGGTGGAAGGCACCATCCTCGCCGCCAGCCTGATGCTGGTGCTGGACGAGATCCCCGACAGCCACCCGTCCAAGCCCGTCGCCAGCGCGTACGTGAGCGCCTACGAGAAGCTCAACGGCAGCAAGCCGGCCACCTTCGGCGCCAATACCTATGACGCCGGCCTGCTGCTGCAGAAGGCCATCCCGGTGGCCGCCGCCAAGGCCCAGCCGGGCACGCCGGAGTTCCGCGCGGCCCTGCGCGACGCCCTGGAAGCCAGCCATGAAGTCCCCGCGACCCAGGGCGTCTACACCATGACCCCCGAGGACCACAGCGGGTTCGACGAACGCGGCCGCGAGCTGATCCAGGTGAAGAACGGCGCCTGGACCCTGCTCGGCGGCAACTGA
- a CDS encoding branched-chain amino acid ABC transporter permease, translating into MNFQIALLLGQDGITNGAIYALLALSILLVFTVTRILLIPQGEFVTYGALTMAALQAGQPTALVWLLLALTLADCAMDLYDAARASRGFRFPRRIVVKLAYALALVGLIRTLPLAQLPMALQALLTLALVVPLGPQLYRLVFQPLASASSLVLLIVSIAVHVAMVGVALLLFGPEGARTAPFSEAGLTLGPVTFNSQTLWVIAVSLALIIGLFLFFERSLYGKALRATAVNRLGARLMGISPTLAGKATFALATFIGALSGILIAPITTLYFDSGFVISLKGFVGAIIGGLASYPVAALGALGVGLIEAFSMFWASTYKEIIVFTLIIPFLLWRSLTRRHVEDDE; encoded by the coding sequence ATGAATTTCCAGATAGCCCTGCTGCTCGGCCAGGACGGCATCACCAACGGCGCCATCTATGCGCTGCTGGCGTTGTCGATCCTGCTGGTCTTCACCGTGACGCGCATCCTGCTGATTCCCCAGGGTGAGTTCGTCACCTACGGCGCGCTGACCATGGCCGCCCTGCAGGCCGGCCAGCCCACGGCCCTGGTCTGGCTGCTGCTCGCCCTGACCCTGGCCGACTGCGCCATGGATCTGTACGACGCCGCCCGCGCCAGCCGCGGCTTCCGCTTCCCCAGGCGGATCGTCGTCAAGCTGGCCTACGCCCTGGCCCTGGTCGGCCTGATCCGCACCCTGCCACTCGCGCAATTGCCCATGGCGCTCCAGGCGCTGCTCACCCTGGCCCTGGTGGTGCCGCTGGGACCGCAGCTCTATCGCCTGGTGTTCCAGCCGCTCGCCTCGGCCAGTTCCCTGGTGCTGCTGATCGTCTCCATCGCCGTGCACGTGGCCATGGTGGGCGTCGCCCTGCTGCTGTTCGGCCCCGAGGGCGCACGCACCGCGCCCTTCTCCGAGGCCGGCCTGACCCTGGGCCCGGTGACCTTCAACAGCCAGACCCTGTGGGTGATCGCGGTGTCCCTGGCGCTGATCATCGGCCTGTTCCTGTTCTTCGAGCGCAGCCTCTACGGCAAGGCCCTGCGGGCCACCGCGGTGAACCGCCTGGGCGCCCGGCTGATGGGCATCTCGCCGACCCTGGCGGGCAAGGCCACCTTCGCCCTGGCCACCTTCATCGGCGCGCTGTCGGGGATCCTCATCGCGCCCATCACCACGCTCTATTTCGACTCGGGTTTCGTCATCAGCCTGAAGGGCTTCGTCGGCGCCATCATCGGCGGCCTGGCGAGCTACCCGGTGGCCGCCCTGGGCGCGCTGGGCGTGGGCCTGATCGAGGCCTTCTCGATGTTCTGGGCCAGCACCTACAAGGAGATCATCGTCTTCACCCTGATCATCCCCTTCCTGCTCTGGCGTTCCCTCACCCGCCGTCATGTCGAGGACGATGAATGA